CCACGACGGCGAGCTCAACTGGCTGGACTGGTCGGCGGCCGAGCACAACGCGGACCAGCTGCGGTTCTTCAGGAACGTGATCGCCTTCCGCCGCGCGCATCCGGCGCTGCGCAACCGGGATCATTTCCAGAACCGCGACTATCGGGGCAGCGGCTACGCGGACATCTCCTGGCATGGGATCCGGGCGTGGCAGGCAGACTGGGACGGCCGCGTGCTGGCGTTCCTGCTCTGCGGCGACCACGCGAAGAACGGCAACGCGAAGGACGACATGATCTACGTCGCCATGAACATGTATTGGGACGCGCTCCCGTTCGAGCTGCCAGGCCTGCCGCGAGGCAAGAGCTGGCACGTCTCGACGAACACGAGCATGTCCTCGCCCGACGACATCCACCCGCCGGGAAAGGAGCCGCGGCTCGCGGACCAGGGTTCGGTTCTCGTCGGGGGGAGGTCCGTGGTAATACTGGTCGGTCGATGACGGGACCGACGCGAAGGAGGAACGAATGGCGTTGAACGCAACGTTCGAGACGACCGAAGACGAAGCGCGCATCACGCTCGGCGGGGAGCTCGACGCCGCGTCCGCGTCGCAGTTCAAGGAGCTGGTGGAAAAGGCTGCGGCGGGCGGCCCACGGCGCCTCGTCCTGTTCATGAAGGAACTCGGCTTCATGGCCAGCGCCGGGCTGCGTGTGCTGATCTTCGCGCGGCAGAAGATGGGTGCCAACGTCGTCATCTACGTCGTCGGGGCGCAGGGCCCGGTGCGCAACACTTTGGAGATGAGCGGCTTCCACCGCAGCGTCGTCGTCCAGGACGATTACGCGCCGACCTAGGCGGGAAGATGACTGAAACGGACCGGCTGACCCTCCCCGCAACGCTCGAATCGCTCGAGCGCATCCGGGCGTTCGCGCGCGAGGCGGCGGTGCGCGCCGGGTTGGACCCGCAGCGCTCCTACGCCCTGCAGCTCGCGCTCGACGAGATCGCGACCAACGTCGTGTCCTATGGCTACGGTCCCTCCCGCACGGACGGCCGGCTCGCGCTCCGATCCGAGGTCGCCGGCGGGGCCCTCGTCGTGGTGCTCGAGGATTGGGCGCCGGCGTTCGACCCGCGCACACGAGAGCTGCCGACCGAAGAGGATCTGAGCCTGCCGCTCGAAGAACGCAATACCGGCGGCCTCGGGATCTTCCTGGCGGTAAAGGGCGTCGACCGCTTCGACTACCGCCGCGTCGGCGACAAGAACGAGACCATTTTCGAGGTGCGCATCGGCGGGCAGTCGTGAGCGTGCGGGAAGGACGGCGGGCGTGACGCTGAGCTGGTCGAGAATGTCCCTGCGTGGGCGGATCTTCACGGTGGTGATCGCCCTCAACGTCCTGCTCACTACCGCGTTCACCTTGTGGGGCTACCGAACTGAGAAGACGCTCGCGATGACGGAGGTGGACTACGACCTCCTCGACGGTGCCCTCGCGCTGCGACAGCATCTCTCCGCCAACGATCTCGGCGGCTCGTTCCACGATAATGCCCTGGCGGGAAGAGAGCAGCTCAAGGGCCGCGCGCTGCAGGACACGATGGTCCCGTTGTACGAGCTCGCGTCCTGCAAAGGACTGGCCTTTCTCTATACGCTGGTCGAGCAGGACGGGGAGCTCTGCAAGGGTGGCGAGTACTGTTTCGTCATCGACAGCCCCACGGCGGAGGAAGCGGAGCAATGGAAGTCGGGCAACCGAAAGTTCCACGCCGATCAGCCTGACAACCTGTTTCTGCACCCCTGGACGGAGGACCACCCGCCGCCCGCCGTGCTGCGCGACCTGTTCGATGACAAAGCACGCGAGGACAATCTGGCCTTCGCGGAATACGAGGACCCCCCGTACGGCGACTTCCGCTCGATCTTCGTGACCTCGAAGACGCCGGCCGGCCGAACGATCGTCCTGGGCGCCGACATCCCTCTGACCTCGGTCGATGAAATATTCCTGCGCAAATTGTGGCCCCCGCTACTCGGAGGGCTCGCGATACTGGTGCTCTCGCTGATCTCCGCGGCGCTCGCCATCCGACGGGTCGTCCGACCGCTGCGACGGCTCGCGGACTCGACCGCGCTCATCGCCGAGGGCAATCTGGACGCCGAGATCCCGCAGTCTCCGTCGCACGACGAGATCGGCGCGCTCTCGCGATCTTTCGAGAACATGCGCGTGTCCCTCAAGGAGCACATCGCGAACCTCGCGCAGACCACCGCCGCGAAAGAGCGGATCGAGGGCGAGCTGAAGAT
Above is a genomic segment from Pseudomonadota bacterium containing:
- a CDS encoding ATP-binding protein; amino-acid sequence: MTETDRLTLPATLESLERIRAFAREAAVRAGLDPQRSYALQLALDEIATNVVSYGYGPSRTDGRLALRSEVAGGALVVVLEDWAPAFDPRTRELPTEEDLSLPLEERNTGGLGIFLAVKGVDRFDYRRVGDKNETIFEVRIGGQS
- a CDS encoding PP2C family protein-serine/threonine phosphatase encodes the protein MSLRGRIFTVVIALNVLLTTAFTLWGYRTEKTLAMTEVDYDLLDGALALRQHLSANDLGGSFHDNALAGREQLKGRALQDTMVPLYELASCKGLAFLYTLVEQDGELCKGGEYCFVIDSPTAEEAEQWKSGNRKFHADQPDNLFLHPWTEDHPPPAVLRDLFDDKAREDNLAFAEYEDPPYGDFRSIFVTSKTPAGRTIVLGADIPLTSVDEIFLRKLWPPLLGGLAILVLSLISAALAIRRVVRPLRRLADSTALIAEGNLDAEIPQSPSHDEIGALSRSFENMRVSLKEHIANLAQTTAAKERIEGELKIARTIQMSLLPKRLPADLTRSELALEGYLEPAKEVGGDLYDYFFTDKDHLFFTVGDVSDKGVPAALFMAVTKTLIKSMASFGTSPSEVLARVNRELCQENSETMFVTVFCGVLDLRTGELRYSNGGHNPPLLIRTNGATDWLPVPEGLVLGIDPDTKYETRAVRLAAGETLLVYSDGVTESMNPDRKLYSDAHLKEIAGTCEGREPAATVEIVVHSVADFVSGATQSDDITILAVRYNGKGSAPPASRLDPGKTLS
- a CDS encoding STAS domain-containing protein, whose protein sequence is MALNATFETTEDEARITLGGELDAASASQFKELVEKAAAGGPRRLVLFMKELGFMASAGLRVLIFARQKMGANVVIYVVGAQGPVRNTLEMSGFHRSVVVQDDYAPT